In one window of Balearica regulorum gibbericeps isolate bBalReg1 chromosome 29, bBalReg1.pri, whole genome shotgun sequence DNA:
- the FMNL3 gene encoding formin-like protein 3 isoform X4, with protein sequence MGNVESADGEALPRGPGAAAVAPGSPGLFAPGKMPMPEPCELEERFALVLSSMNLPPDKARLLRQYDNEKKWDLICDQERFQVKSPPHAYIQKLRSFLEPGVTRKKFRRRVQESTKVLRELEISLRTNHIGWVREFLNDENKGLDVLVNYLSFAQCAVMLDFEGLEGGEDGALEKLRTWSRSIEDLQHPSALPAPFASSLARSARQTALRYGTLPSRRALKNSRLVSQKDDVHLCIMCLRAIMNYQYGFNLVMSHPHAVNEIALSLNNKNPRTKALVLELLAAVCLVRGGHEIILAAFDNFKEVCKEKHRFERLMDYFRNEDSSIDFMVACMQFINIVVHSVEDMNFRVHLQYEFTKLGLEEFLQKSRHTESEKLQVQIQAYLDNVFDVGGLLEDAETKNVALEKVEELEEHLSHLTEKLLDLENENMMRVAELEKQLLQREKELEVVKETYEHTSHQVHTLRRMIKEKDEAFRRRYGSEPPPVPGTELPPQPEPEPPEEALRVPVLPPVEAAPPPPPPPPPLPPPAPPLPGKCPPAPPLPGASPSIALTVGLSAIRIKKPIKTKFRLPVFNWTALKPNQISGTVFSELDDERVLEDLDLERFEELFKTKAQGPALDLVCAKNKASQKAASKVTLLEANRAKNLAITLRKAGRGAEEICRAIHTFDLATLPVDFVECLMRFLPTEAEVKALRQYERERKPLEELADEDRFMLQFSKVERLPQRMAIMAFLGNFAENLQMLTPQLNAIIAASASVKSSQKLKHMLELLDTKSTDRKMTLLHFIALTVREKYPELATFWQELHFVEKASAVSLENVLLDVKELGRGMELLRRECGLHENSVLRAFLASSEGKLERLQKDARTAEDAYNTVVRYFGESPKTTPPSVFFPVFVRFIRSYKDAEQENETRKKQEEVMREKLLAQEAKKQEKRNKWQQQELIAELRRRQAKDHRPVYEGKDGTIEDIITALKSVPFTARTAKRGSRFFCDPSHHDESSC encoded by the exons ATGGGGAACGTGGAGAGCGCGGACGGGGAGGCGCTGCCCCGGGGCCCGGGAGCGGCGGCGGtggccccggggagccccgggcTGTTCGCCCCGGGCAAGATGCCGATGCCGGAGCCCTGCGAGCTGGAGGAACGCTTCGCCTTGGTGCTG agCTCCATGAACCTGCCCCCGGACAAAGCCCGGCTCCTGCGCCAGTACGACAACGAGAAGAAGTGGGACCTCATCTGCGACCag gAGCGGTTCCAGGTGAAGAGCCCCCCCCACGCCTACATCCAGAAGCTGCGCAGCTTCCTGGAGCCGGGGGTCACGCGGAAG AAGTTCAGGAGGAGGGTGCAGGAGTCGACCAAGGTCCTGCGCGAGCTGGAGATCAGCCTGAGGACAAACCACATCGG GTGGGTGCGCGAATTCCTCAACGATGAGAACAAGGGGCTGGACGTGCTGGTGAACTACCTGTCCTTCGCCCAGTGCGCCGTCAT GTTGGATTTTGAGGGCCTGGAAGGCGGCGAGGACGGCGCGCTGGAAAAGCTGCGCACCTGGAGCAGGTCCATCGAGGATCTGCAGCACCCCagcgccctgcccgccccctTCGCCAGCAGCCTTGCCCGCTCTGCCCGCCAGACCGCCCTACG ctACGGCACGCTGCCGAGCCGCAGGGCGCTGAAGAACTCGCGCCTGGTGAGCCAGAAGGATGACGTCCACCTCTGCATCATGTGTCTCCGGGCCATCATGAACTACCAG TATGGCTTCAACCTGGTGATGTCACATCCCCACGCCGTCAATGAGATCGCCCTGAGCCTCAATAACAAGAACCCGAG GACGAAGGCGCTGGTGCTGGAGTTGCTGGCGGCCGTCTGCCTGGTGAGGGGCGGCCACGAGATCATCCTCGCTGCCTTCGACAACTTCAAGGAG GTCTGCAAGGAGAAGCATCGCTTCGAGCGGCTGATGGACTACTTCCGCAACGAGGACAGCAGCATCGACTTCATG GTCGCCTGCATGCAGTTCATCAACATCGTGGTGCACTCAGTGGAGGACATGAACTTCCGTGTCCATCTCCAGTACGAGTTCACcaagctggggctggaggagttCCTGCAG AAGTCAAGGCACACGGAGAGTGAGAAGCTGCAGGTGCAGATCCAAGCGTACCTGGACAATGTCTTCGATGtgggggggctgctggaggatgccGAGACCAAGAACGTGGCCCTGGAGAaggtggaggagctggaggagcatCTGTCCCAC CTGACGGAGAAGCTGCTGGACCTGGAGAACGAGAACATGATGCGGGTGGCggagctggagaagcagctgctgcagcgggagaaggagctggaggtGGTGAAG GAGACCTACGAGCACACGAGCCACCAAGTGCACACGCTGCGGCGGATGATCAAGGAGAAGGACGAGGCTTTCCGGCGGCGCTACGGCTCCGAGCCACCCCCCGTGCCGGGCACCGAGCTCCCCCCGCAGCCCGAGCCCGAGCCCCCAGAGGAGGCACTGCGGGTCCCCGTTCTGCCCCCCGTGGAGGCtgcaccccccccgccccccccgccgcctcccctgccaccccctgcacccccactCCCAG GCAagtgcccccccgccccaccgcTGCCGGGGGCTTCGCCCTCCATCGCCCTGACCGTCGGGCTCTCGG CCATCCGGATCAAGAAGCCCATCAAGACCAAGTTCCGGCTGCCCGTCTTCAACTGGACGGCGCTGAAGCCCAACCAGATCAGCGGGACGGTGTTCAGCGAGCTGGATGACGAGCGGGTGCTGGAG GACCTCGACCTGGAGCGCTTCGAGGAGCTCTTCAAGACCAAGGCGCAGGGTCCGGCCCTCGACCTCGTCTGCGCCAAGAACAAGGCGTCGCAGAAGGCGGCCAGCAAGGTGACGCTGCTGGAAGCCAACCGCGCCAAGAACCTGGCCATCACCCTGCGCAAGGCGGGCCGCGGCGCCGAGGAGATCTGCCGGGCCATCCACAC GTTTGACCTGGCGACGCTGCCGGTGGACTTTGTGGAGTGCCTGATGCGGTTCCTGCCGACGGAGGCGGAGGTGAAGGCGCTGCGGCAGTACGAGCGGGAGCGCAAGCCGCTGGAGGAGCTGGCGGACGAGGATCGCTTCATGCTGCAGTTCAGCAAGGTGGAGCGGCTGCCCCAGCGCATGGCCATCATGGCCTTCCTCGGCAACTTCGCCGAAAACCTCCAGATGCTGACGCCG cagctcaaTGCCATCATCGCGGCCTCGGCCTCCGTCAAGTCCTCCCAGAAGCTGAAGCACATGTTGGAG CTCCTGGACACCAAATCGACGGACAGGAAGATGACGCTGCTGCATTTCATCGCGCTGACGGTGCGGGAGAAGTACCCTGAGCTGGCGACCTTCTGGCAGGAGCTGCACTTTGTGGAGAAGGCATCTGCAG TGTCCCTGGAGAACGTGCTGCTGGACGTGAAGGAGCTGGGCCGGGGGATGGAGCTGCTGCGGCGGGAGTGCGGGCTGCACGAGAACAGCGTCCTGCGCGCCTTCCTGGCCAGCAGCGAGGGCAAGCTGGAGCGGCTGCAGAAGGATGCACGGACGGCCGAG GATGCCTACAACACGGTGGTGCGGTATTTTGGCGAGAGCCCCAAGACAACCCCCCCGTCCGTCTTCTTCCCGGTCTTTGTCCGGTTCATCCGCTCCTACAAG GATGCGGAGCAGGAGAACGAGACAcggaagaagcaggaggaggtgatgcGGGAGAAGCTGCTGGCGCAGGAGGctaagaagcaggagaag CGGAAcaagtggcagcagcaggagctgattgcGGAGCTGCGGCGGCGCCAGGCCAAGGACCATCGTCCTGTCTACGAGGGCAAGGACGGCACCATTGAGGACATCATCACCG CGCTGAAGAGCGTCCCCTTCACGGCCCGCACCGCCAAGCGGGGCTCGCGCTTCTTCTGCGACCCGTCCCACCACGACGAGTCCAGCTGTTAG
- the FMNL3 gene encoding formin-like protein 3 isoform X3, translating to MGNVESADGEALPRGPGAAAVAPGSPGLFAPGKMPMPEPCELEERFALVLSSMNLPPDKARLLRQYDNEKKWDLICDQERFQVKSPPHAYIQKLRSFLEPGVTRKFRRRVQESTKVLRELEISLRTNHIGWVREFLNDENKGLDVLVNYLSFAQCAVMLDFEGLEGGEDGALEKLRTWSRSIEDLQHPSALPAPFASSLARSARQTALRYGTLPSRRALKNSRLVSQKDDVHLCIMCLRAIMNYQYGFNLVMSHPHAVNEIALSLNNKNPRTKALVLELLAAVCLVRGGHEIILAAFDNFKEVCKEKHRFERLMDYFRNEDSSIDFMVACMQFINIVVHSVEDMNFRVHLQYEFTKLGLEEFLQKSRHTESEKLQVQIQAYLDNVFDVGGLLEDAETKNVALEKVEELEEHLSHLTEKLLDLENENMMRVAELEKQLLQREKELEVVKETYEHTSHQVHTLRRMIKEKDEAFRRRYGSEPPPVPGTELPPQPEPEPPEEALRVPVLPPVEAAPPPPPPPPPLPPPAPPLPGKCPPAPPLPGASPSIALTVGLSAIRIKKPIKTKFRLPVFNWTALKPNQISGTVFSELDDERVLEDLDLERFEELFKTKAQGPALDLVCAKNKASQKAASKVTLLEANRAKNLAITLRKAGRGAEEICRAIHTFDLATLPVDFVECLMRFLPTEAEVKALRQYERERKPLEELADEDRFMLQFSKVERLPQRMAIMAFLGNFAENLQMLTPQLNAIIAASASVKSSQKLKHMLEIILALGNYMNSSKRGAVYGFKLQSLDLLLDTKSTDRKMTLLHFIALTVREKYPELATFWQELHFVEKASAVSLENVLLDVKELGRGMELLRRECGLHENSVLRAFLASSEGKLERLQKDARTAEDAYNTVVRYFGESPKTTPPSVFFPVFVRFIRSYKDAEQENETRKKQEEVMREKLLAQEAKKQEKRNKWQQQELIAELRRRQAKDHRPVYEGKDGTIEDIITALKSVPFTARTAKRGSRFFCDPSHHDESSC from the exons ATGGGGAACGTGGAGAGCGCGGACGGGGAGGCGCTGCCCCGGGGCCCGGGAGCGGCGGCGGtggccccggggagccccgggcTGTTCGCCCCGGGCAAGATGCCGATGCCGGAGCCCTGCGAGCTGGAGGAACGCTTCGCCTTGGTGCTG agCTCCATGAACCTGCCCCCGGACAAAGCCCGGCTCCTGCGCCAGTACGACAACGAGAAGAAGTGGGACCTCATCTGCGACCag gAGCGGTTCCAGGTGAAGAGCCCCCCCCACGCCTACATCCAGAAGCTGCGCAGCTTCCTGGAGCCGGGGGTCACGCGGAAG TTCAGGAGGAGGGTGCAGGAGTCGACCAAGGTCCTGCGCGAGCTGGAGATCAGCCTGAGGACAAACCACATCGG GTGGGTGCGCGAATTCCTCAACGATGAGAACAAGGGGCTGGACGTGCTGGTGAACTACCTGTCCTTCGCCCAGTGCGCCGTCAT GTTGGATTTTGAGGGCCTGGAAGGCGGCGAGGACGGCGCGCTGGAAAAGCTGCGCACCTGGAGCAGGTCCATCGAGGATCTGCAGCACCCCagcgccctgcccgccccctTCGCCAGCAGCCTTGCCCGCTCTGCCCGCCAGACCGCCCTACG ctACGGCACGCTGCCGAGCCGCAGGGCGCTGAAGAACTCGCGCCTGGTGAGCCAGAAGGATGACGTCCACCTCTGCATCATGTGTCTCCGGGCCATCATGAACTACCAG TATGGCTTCAACCTGGTGATGTCACATCCCCACGCCGTCAATGAGATCGCCCTGAGCCTCAATAACAAGAACCCGAG GACGAAGGCGCTGGTGCTGGAGTTGCTGGCGGCCGTCTGCCTGGTGAGGGGCGGCCACGAGATCATCCTCGCTGCCTTCGACAACTTCAAGGAG GTCTGCAAGGAGAAGCATCGCTTCGAGCGGCTGATGGACTACTTCCGCAACGAGGACAGCAGCATCGACTTCATG GTCGCCTGCATGCAGTTCATCAACATCGTGGTGCACTCAGTGGAGGACATGAACTTCCGTGTCCATCTCCAGTACGAGTTCACcaagctggggctggaggagttCCTGCAG AAGTCAAGGCACACGGAGAGTGAGAAGCTGCAGGTGCAGATCCAAGCGTACCTGGACAATGTCTTCGATGtgggggggctgctggaggatgccGAGACCAAGAACGTGGCCCTGGAGAaggtggaggagctggaggagcatCTGTCCCAC CTGACGGAGAAGCTGCTGGACCTGGAGAACGAGAACATGATGCGGGTGGCggagctggagaagcagctgctgcagcgggagaaggagctggaggtGGTGAAG GAGACCTACGAGCACACGAGCCACCAAGTGCACACGCTGCGGCGGATGATCAAGGAGAAGGACGAGGCTTTCCGGCGGCGCTACGGCTCCGAGCCACCCCCCGTGCCGGGCACCGAGCTCCCCCCGCAGCCCGAGCCCGAGCCCCCAGAGGAGGCACTGCGGGTCCCCGTTCTGCCCCCCGTGGAGGCtgcaccccccccgccccccccgccgcctcccctgccaccccctgcacccccactCCCAG GCAagtgcccccccgccccaccgcTGCCGGGGGCTTCGCCCTCCATCGCCCTGACCGTCGGGCTCTCGG CCATCCGGATCAAGAAGCCCATCAAGACCAAGTTCCGGCTGCCCGTCTTCAACTGGACGGCGCTGAAGCCCAACCAGATCAGCGGGACGGTGTTCAGCGAGCTGGATGACGAGCGGGTGCTGGAG GACCTCGACCTGGAGCGCTTCGAGGAGCTCTTCAAGACCAAGGCGCAGGGTCCGGCCCTCGACCTCGTCTGCGCCAAGAACAAGGCGTCGCAGAAGGCGGCCAGCAAGGTGACGCTGCTGGAAGCCAACCGCGCCAAGAACCTGGCCATCACCCTGCGCAAGGCGGGCCGCGGCGCCGAGGAGATCTGCCGGGCCATCCACAC GTTTGACCTGGCGACGCTGCCGGTGGACTTTGTGGAGTGCCTGATGCGGTTCCTGCCGACGGAGGCGGAGGTGAAGGCGCTGCGGCAGTACGAGCGGGAGCGCAAGCCGCTGGAGGAGCTGGCGGACGAGGATCGCTTCATGCTGCAGTTCAGCAAGGTGGAGCGGCTGCCCCAGCGCATGGCCATCATGGCCTTCCTCGGCAACTTCGCCGAAAACCTCCAGATGCTGACGCCG cagctcaaTGCCATCATCGCGGCCTCGGCCTCCGTCAAGTCCTCCCAGAAGCTGAAGCACATGTTGGAG aTCATCTTGGCGCTGGGCAACTACATGAACAGCAGCAAACGCGGCGCCGTCTACGGCTTCAAACTGCAGAGCCTGGACCTG CTCCTGGACACCAAATCGACGGACAGGAAGATGACGCTGCTGCATTTCATCGCGCTGACGGTGCGGGAGAAGTACCCTGAGCTGGCGACCTTCTGGCAGGAGCTGCACTTTGTGGAGAAGGCATCTGCAG TGTCCCTGGAGAACGTGCTGCTGGACGTGAAGGAGCTGGGCCGGGGGATGGAGCTGCTGCGGCGGGAGTGCGGGCTGCACGAGAACAGCGTCCTGCGCGCCTTCCTGGCCAGCAGCGAGGGCAAGCTGGAGCGGCTGCAGAAGGATGCACGGACGGCCGAG GATGCCTACAACACGGTGGTGCGGTATTTTGGCGAGAGCCCCAAGACAACCCCCCCGTCCGTCTTCTTCCCGGTCTTTGTCCGGTTCATCCGCTCCTACAAG GATGCGGAGCAGGAGAACGAGACAcggaagaagcaggaggaggtgatgcGGGAGAAGCTGCTGGCGCAGGAGGctaagaagcaggagaag CGGAAcaagtggcagcagcaggagctgattgcGGAGCTGCGGCGGCGCCAGGCCAAGGACCATCGTCCTGTCTACGAGGGCAAGGACGGCACCATTGAGGACATCATCACCG CGCTGAAGAGCGTCCCCTTCACGGCCCGCACCGCCAAGCGGGGCTCGCGCTTCTTCTGCGACCCGTCCCACCACGACGAGTCCAGCTGTTAG
- the FMNL3 gene encoding formin-like protein 3 isoform X1 — MGNVESADGEALPRGPGAAAVAPGSPGLFAPGKMPMPEPCELEERFALVLSSMNLPPDKARLLRQYDNEKKWDLICDQERFQVKSPPHAYIQKLRSFLEPGVTRKKFRRRVQESTKVLRELEISLRTNHIGWVREFLNDENKGLDVLVNYLSFAQCAVMLDFEGLEGGEDGALEKLRTWSRSIEDLQHPSALPAPFASSLARSARQTALRYGTLPSRRALKNSRLVSQKDDVHLCIMCLRAIMNYQYGFNLVMSHPHAVNEIALSLNNKNPRTKALVLELLAAVCLVRGGHEIILAAFDNFKEVCKEKHRFERLMDYFRNEDSSIDFMVACMQFINIVVHSVEDMNFRVHLQYEFTKLGLEEFLQKSRHTESEKLQVQIQAYLDNVFDVGGLLEDAETKNVALEKVEELEEHLSHLTEKLLDLENENMMRVAELEKQLLQREKELEVVKETYEHTSHQVHTLRRMIKEKDEAFRRRYGSEPPPVPGTELPPQPEPEPPEEALRVPVLPPVEAAPPPPPPPPPLPPPAPPLPGKCPPAPPLPGASPSIALTVGLSAIRIKKPIKTKFRLPVFNWTALKPNQISGTVFSELDDERVLEDLDLERFEELFKTKAQGPALDLVCAKNKASQKAASKVTLLEANRAKNLAITLRKAGRGAEEICRAIHTFDLATLPVDFVECLMRFLPTEAEVKALRQYERERKPLEELADEDRFMLQFSKVERLPQRMAIMAFLGNFAENLQMLTPQLNAIIAASASVKSSQKLKHMLEIILALGNYMNSSKRGAVYGFKLQSLDLLLDTKSTDRKMTLLHFIALTVREKYPELATFWQELHFVEKASAVSLENVLLDVKELGRGMELLRRECGLHENSVLRAFLASSEGKLERLQKDARTAEDAYNTVVRYFGESPKTTPPSVFFPVFVRFIRSYKDAEQENETRKKQEEVMREKLLAQEAKKQEKRNKWQQQELIAELRRRQAKDHRPVYEGKDGTIEDIITALKSVPFTARTAKRGSRFFCDPSHHDESSC; from the exons ATGGGGAACGTGGAGAGCGCGGACGGGGAGGCGCTGCCCCGGGGCCCGGGAGCGGCGGCGGtggccccggggagccccgggcTGTTCGCCCCGGGCAAGATGCCGATGCCGGAGCCCTGCGAGCTGGAGGAACGCTTCGCCTTGGTGCTG agCTCCATGAACCTGCCCCCGGACAAAGCCCGGCTCCTGCGCCAGTACGACAACGAGAAGAAGTGGGACCTCATCTGCGACCag gAGCGGTTCCAGGTGAAGAGCCCCCCCCACGCCTACATCCAGAAGCTGCGCAGCTTCCTGGAGCCGGGGGTCACGCGGAAG AAGTTCAGGAGGAGGGTGCAGGAGTCGACCAAGGTCCTGCGCGAGCTGGAGATCAGCCTGAGGACAAACCACATCGG GTGGGTGCGCGAATTCCTCAACGATGAGAACAAGGGGCTGGACGTGCTGGTGAACTACCTGTCCTTCGCCCAGTGCGCCGTCAT GTTGGATTTTGAGGGCCTGGAAGGCGGCGAGGACGGCGCGCTGGAAAAGCTGCGCACCTGGAGCAGGTCCATCGAGGATCTGCAGCACCCCagcgccctgcccgccccctTCGCCAGCAGCCTTGCCCGCTCTGCCCGCCAGACCGCCCTACG ctACGGCACGCTGCCGAGCCGCAGGGCGCTGAAGAACTCGCGCCTGGTGAGCCAGAAGGATGACGTCCACCTCTGCATCATGTGTCTCCGGGCCATCATGAACTACCAG TATGGCTTCAACCTGGTGATGTCACATCCCCACGCCGTCAATGAGATCGCCCTGAGCCTCAATAACAAGAACCCGAG GACGAAGGCGCTGGTGCTGGAGTTGCTGGCGGCCGTCTGCCTGGTGAGGGGCGGCCACGAGATCATCCTCGCTGCCTTCGACAACTTCAAGGAG GTCTGCAAGGAGAAGCATCGCTTCGAGCGGCTGATGGACTACTTCCGCAACGAGGACAGCAGCATCGACTTCATG GTCGCCTGCATGCAGTTCATCAACATCGTGGTGCACTCAGTGGAGGACATGAACTTCCGTGTCCATCTCCAGTACGAGTTCACcaagctggggctggaggagttCCTGCAG AAGTCAAGGCACACGGAGAGTGAGAAGCTGCAGGTGCAGATCCAAGCGTACCTGGACAATGTCTTCGATGtgggggggctgctggaggatgccGAGACCAAGAACGTGGCCCTGGAGAaggtggaggagctggaggagcatCTGTCCCAC CTGACGGAGAAGCTGCTGGACCTGGAGAACGAGAACATGATGCGGGTGGCggagctggagaagcagctgctgcagcgggagaaggagctggaggtGGTGAAG GAGACCTACGAGCACACGAGCCACCAAGTGCACACGCTGCGGCGGATGATCAAGGAGAAGGACGAGGCTTTCCGGCGGCGCTACGGCTCCGAGCCACCCCCCGTGCCGGGCACCGAGCTCCCCCCGCAGCCCGAGCCCGAGCCCCCAGAGGAGGCACTGCGGGTCCCCGTTCTGCCCCCCGTGGAGGCtgcaccccccccgccccccccgccgcctcccctgccaccccctgcacccccactCCCAG GCAagtgcccccccgccccaccgcTGCCGGGGGCTTCGCCCTCCATCGCCCTGACCGTCGGGCTCTCGG CCATCCGGATCAAGAAGCCCATCAAGACCAAGTTCCGGCTGCCCGTCTTCAACTGGACGGCGCTGAAGCCCAACCAGATCAGCGGGACGGTGTTCAGCGAGCTGGATGACGAGCGGGTGCTGGAG GACCTCGACCTGGAGCGCTTCGAGGAGCTCTTCAAGACCAAGGCGCAGGGTCCGGCCCTCGACCTCGTCTGCGCCAAGAACAAGGCGTCGCAGAAGGCGGCCAGCAAGGTGACGCTGCTGGAAGCCAACCGCGCCAAGAACCTGGCCATCACCCTGCGCAAGGCGGGCCGCGGCGCCGAGGAGATCTGCCGGGCCATCCACAC GTTTGACCTGGCGACGCTGCCGGTGGACTTTGTGGAGTGCCTGATGCGGTTCCTGCCGACGGAGGCGGAGGTGAAGGCGCTGCGGCAGTACGAGCGGGAGCGCAAGCCGCTGGAGGAGCTGGCGGACGAGGATCGCTTCATGCTGCAGTTCAGCAAGGTGGAGCGGCTGCCCCAGCGCATGGCCATCATGGCCTTCCTCGGCAACTTCGCCGAAAACCTCCAGATGCTGACGCCG cagctcaaTGCCATCATCGCGGCCTCGGCCTCCGTCAAGTCCTCCCAGAAGCTGAAGCACATGTTGGAG aTCATCTTGGCGCTGGGCAACTACATGAACAGCAGCAAACGCGGCGCCGTCTACGGCTTCAAACTGCAGAGCCTGGACCTG CTCCTGGACACCAAATCGACGGACAGGAAGATGACGCTGCTGCATTTCATCGCGCTGACGGTGCGGGAGAAGTACCCTGAGCTGGCGACCTTCTGGCAGGAGCTGCACTTTGTGGAGAAGGCATCTGCAG TGTCCCTGGAGAACGTGCTGCTGGACGTGAAGGAGCTGGGCCGGGGGATGGAGCTGCTGCGGCGGGAGTGCGGGCTGCACGAGAACAGCGTCCTGCGCGCCTTCCTGGCCAGCAGCGAGGGCAAGCTGGAGCGGCTGCAGAAGGATGCACGGACGGCCGAG GATGCCTACAACACGGTGGTGCGGTATTTTGGCGAGAGCCCCAAGACAACCCCCCCGTCCGTCTTCTTCCCGGTCTTTGTCCGGTTCATCCGCTCCTACAAG GATGCGGAGCAGGAGAACGAGACAcggaagaagcaggaggaggtgatgcGGGAGAAGCTGCTGGCGCAGGAGGctaagaagcaggagaag CGGAAcaagtggcagcagcaggagctgattgcGGAGCTGCGGCGGCGCCAGGCCAAGGACCATCGTCCTGTCTACGAGGGCAAGGACGGCACCATTGAGGACATCATCACCG CGCTGAAGAGCGTCCCCTTCACGGCCCGCACCGCCAAGCGGGGCTCGCGCTTCTTCTGCGACCCGTCCCACCACGACGAGTCCAGCTGTTAG